A region of Diospyros lotus cultivar Yz01 chromosome 3, ASM1463336v1, whole genome shotgun sequence DNA encodes the following proteins:
- the LOC127796450 gene encoding uncharacterized protein LOC127796450, whose protein sequence is MALPRFIVLRSNEKNEYLGYIHEKGESADDYLSFSETQAVSPYAKFEVERPASARAAIGDLVHLRSCENNKYWVRTKNRSITGNPKEENWITATADKPEEDQSKESCTLFKLISVDPVESTVRIMHVQSGCYLCLWRLSWDPAVVFGRCVLANYNVFDGNGRDIFTVIDWESLLILPKYVAFKGDNDHYLCLRWIEGHPYMQFATKDIGDSTVPCEIFVTHDGNVRIKPTSSEKFWRRSPNWIWADSDHGADTINPPLDTLFRPVKVDDRTIALLNLGNNNFCKRLTTEGKTSCLNAAVPSVTKEAQLIVEEPVMTREIYGVKYKLDYSRVYDESILVATRNTATNYSQQSTTLDVKLSYTETRTTAWKISSSLKLGAKATFDVGLPLIFNGKVELSGEVQFGGEWGKTTTSTSVVEVVHKAVVPPMTKVTVNLIATNGKCDVPFSFFQRDTLYNGKTVITEVQGGTFTGSNYYNINFETKEEKLQ, encoded by the coding sequence ATGGCATTGCCAAGGTTTATCGTGCTCCGATCCAATGAGAAGAACGAATACTTGGGATACATCCATGAAAAAGGAGAGTCTGCTGATGACTATCTCTCATTTTCGGAAACTCAGGCTGTGAGCCCATATGCAAAATTTGAAGTGGAGAGGCCAGCAAGTGCACGAGCTGCCATAGGTGACTTGGTGCACCTAAGGAGCTGTGAAAACAACAAATACTGGGTGCGAACAAAAAATCGTTCAATCACTGGAAATCCAAAGGAGGAGAATTGGATTACTGCAACGGCTGACAAGCCGGAGGAAGACCAATCCAAGGAGTCGTGCACACTGTTCAAGCTTATTTCTGTAGACCCAGTAGAGAGCACGGTCCGAATCATGCATGTCCAATCAGGATGCTATCTATGTTTATGGCGGTTGAGTTGGGATCCAGCAGTGGTTTTTGGTCGCTGCGTGTTGGCAAACTACAACGTTTTTGATGGTAATGGACGTGATATCTTCACGGTCATTGATTGGGAGTCGTTGCTGATTCTGCCCAAGTACGTGGCTTTCAAAGGGGACAACGATCACTATCTGTGTCTTCGTTGGATCGAGGGTCACCCATATATGCAGTTCGCAACTAAAGATATTGGTGATTCAACTGTGCCATGCGAGATCTTTGTTACTCATGACGGAAACGTCCGCATAAAGCCTACTAGTTCCGAAAAATTTTGGAGGCGCAGTCCAAATTGGATTTGGGCGGATTCTGATCACGGCGCTGACACCATTAACCCCCCGCTGGACACCTTGTTTCGCCCCGTCAAAGTCGACGATCGTACAATTGCTCTTCTCAACTTGGGAAACAATAATTTCTGCAAGAGGCTCACAACCGAGGGAAAGACAAGCTGCCTTAACGCAGCCGTCCCCTCTGTTACCAAAGAGGCCCAGCTAATAGTGGAAGAGCCTGTCATGACAAGAGAAATTTATGGTGTCAAATACAAACTTGATTATTCCAGGGTGTACGATGAAAGCATCCTTGTTGCGACCAGGAATACTGCCACCAACTATAGCCAGCAATCCACCACTTTAGACGTGAAGCTTTCCTATACAGAAACCAGGACTACTGCTTGGAAGATTTCGAGTTCACTCAAGTTAGGTGCGAAAGCCACCTTCGATGTTGGCCTTCCACTCATTTTTAACGGAAAGGTTGAATTATCTGGTGAAGTTCAATTTGGAGGGGAGTGGGGAAAGACCACGACATCGACCAGTGTAGTGGAGGTCGTACACAAAGCTGTTGTGCCTCCAATGACTAAGGTGACGGTGAATCTAATTGCAACAAATGGTAAGTGTGACGTTCCCTTCTCATTCTTTCAAAGGGACACTCTTTATAATGGGAAGACTGTCATAACTGAAGTGCAAGGTGGCACTTTCACTGGTTCTAATTATTACAACATCAACTTCGAAACCAAAGAAGAGAAGCTGCAGTGA